From the Flavimarina sp. Hel_I_48 genome, one window contains:
- a CDS encoding OmpA family protein yields the protein MKRIFKTIVPFMLALALMTGCEAVKNANNQQKGTVIGSAGGAILGAVIGNNVGGGGNSELGAVIGGVVGGAAGNIIGNKMDKQAQRIEEEIPGAEVERIDDGIVVNFDEKSGVYFATNKYTINNASEETLNGLSKVMKEYPQTNILVVGHTDNTGDANYNMTLSKNRAEAVTNYLEQQGLSAGRFTTQWYGEEQPKYDNSTADGRSKNRRVTLAIVPNQEMKEEAKQQAGEGQ from the coding sequence CGCTGGCTTTAATGACAGGCTGTGAAGCAGTAAAGAATGCCAATAATCAGCAAAAAGGGACCGTAATAGGGTCTGCCGGTGGAGCAATACTTGGTGCCGTAATAGGTAACAATGTAGGCGGCGGAGGCAACAGTGAACTTGGCGCGGTCATAGGTGGTGTTGTAGGTGGTGCGGCCGGTAACATTATTGGTAATAAAATGGACAAGCAGGCACAACGGATTGAAGAAGAAATACCGGGTGCTGAGGTAGAGCGTATTGATGATGGTATAGTCGTTAATTTTGATGAAAAAAGTGGCGTTTATTTTGCCACTAACAAATACACTATCAATAATGCTTCGGAAGAGACTTTGAATGGATTGTCCAAGGTTATGAAAGAATATCCCCAGACAAACATACTTGTTGTGGGTCATACGGATAACACCGGTGATGCCAATTACAATATGACACTTTCTAAGAACAGGGCAGAGGCTGTGACGAATTATCTGGAGCAGCAGGGACTCTCTGCGGGACGGTTTACAACCCAATGGTACGGTGAAGAGCAACCTAAATATGACAATAGTACAGCAGACGGCCGTTCAAAAAATCGTAGGGTAACCTTGGCTATTGTGCCTAATCAAGAAATGAAGGAGGAAGCTAAACAACAAGCTGGTGAAGGTCAATAA